The following proteins come from a genomic window of Triticum aestivum cultivar Chinese Spring chromosome 6A, IWGSC CS RefSeq v2.1, whole genome shotgun sequence:
- the LOC123131036 gene encoding uncharacterized protein yields MELLLLPSRATVSRRLLPTAPLRRASAATFRPSASSGNVEATTGATATTSAAKTGQEWRAGGRQGQAPFGFNLDLSEEMRRDMMCRMLAFPAAAVAAEAALLWALDSGVDAPAWAGKAGSAVLFAAGLLGSQYGFFSSRWDAAETGSLVGWELAARHWNALSMTRGSSTEEEDEEDDEEWEWVYEEDEEETDD; encoded by the coding sequence ATGGAGTTGCTCCTTCTCCCTTCCCGTGCCACTGTCTCCCGCCGGCTCCTGCCAACCGCCCCACTCCGCCGCGCCAGCGCGGCCACCTTCCGGCCGTCGGCCAGCTCCGGCAACGTGGAGGCCACCACCGGCGCCACGGCGACGACGTCGGCAGCCAAAACCGGCCAAGAATGGCGCGCGGGCGGGCGGCAGGGCCAGGCGCCGTTCGGGTTCAACCTGGACCTGTCCGAGGAGATGAGGCGTGATATGATGTGCCGGATGCTGGCCTTccccgcggcggcggtggcggcggaggccgCACTCCTGTGGGCGCTCGACAGCGGCGTCGACGCGCCCGCGTGGGCCGGCAAGGCGGGGTCGGCCGTGCTGTTCGCTGCGGGGCTGCTCGGGTCCCAGTACGGGTTCTTCTCCTCGAGGTGGGACGCGGCGGAGACGGGGTCGTTGGTGGGGTGGGAGCTCGCCGCCCGGCACTGGAACGCGCTGTCCATGACCAGGGGTTCGTCCacggaagaggaagatgaggaggacgacgaggagtgGGAGTGGGTGTACGAGGAAGACGAGGAAGAAACTGACGATTAG
- the LOC123128503 gene encoding zinc finger BED domain-containing protein RICESLEEPER 2-like isoform X2 — protein MEQEQHVWNAIDEERKLERQKGKRRHKERKKSLEEKRNEKREEKRKKQEKKRKNQEEEEELQGKRKHARSMNCFEFDQGATTEGLQRRDSPPMTHSQRATRSPLVRSPVASTWRSSLGLLARVAASKRGRSPSTRIASSPLEERANSSARSPSILGSPSPVTTPFGGSKINHPHVRKTRRLTSAVWRDFKPIYRHKILVKAQCKHCHEVFQAGRDVGTSGVRRHLAACEKRSDLHLYVEKMKSSVSSPDASMLKQWNFDQETSRDLLARMIVMHELPFSIVEYSGFRDFVKSLNPLFKNVSRNTIKDECMKHYNLERSAFSGHLKKYSGRASLTADMWTSNQTLSYLYITCHLINSKWILQKRIFRFFMVETPHNGVTMFNVLLKSLQECNIEDKLFSMTLDNASVNGTMVNNLRKNLNSKHMLPIKGQLLHIRCACHVINLIVQDGLTTMKGVIDDIRESVKYIKSSPSRLDKFKEVVAQVGISCKLPSADVLTHWNSTYIMLESALPFRRAFRALVQKDPDYVFCPSLGEWKNADTVCAMLKVFHTATNVLFGSSYSTSNLYFHQIWNVRLLLQKEASTKDEVVQAMVGEMQIFFDNY, from the exons ATGGAGCAGGAACAACATGTGTGGAATGCTATCGATGAGGAACGGAA ATTAGAAAGGCAGAAGGGAAAACGAAGGCATAAGGAGAGAAAGAAAAGCCTGgaagagaagaggaacgagaagagagaagagaagaggaagaagcaagagaagaagaggaaaaaccaggaggaggaggaggagttgcagGGGAAGAGGAAACATGCTCGTTCAATGAACTGTTTTGAATTTGATCAAGGAGCTACAACAGAGGGGCTACAG AGACGAGATTCTCCACCTATGACACATAGTCAAAGAGCGACAAGATCACCATTGGTAAGGTCACCGGTGGCGAGCACGTGGAGATCTTCCCTTGGTCTTCTAGCAAGAGTTGCAGCCTCAAAAAGGGGCAGGTCTCCCTCAACGAGGATTGCAAGTTCCCCATTGGAGGAGAGGGCAAATTCGTCCGCGAGATCACCATCTATCTTAGGATCCCCTTCTCCAGTGACTACTCCATTTGGAGGCTCAAAAATTAATCATCCACATG TCCGCAAGACAAGAAGGCTAACTTCTGCTGTTTGGAGGGATTTCAAACCAATTTATCGTCATAAGATACTTGTCAAAGCTCAGTGCAAGCACTGTCATGAAGTGTTTCAAGCTGGACGAGATGTTGGCACAAGTGGTGTAAGAAGACACTTGGCTGCTTGTGAAAAAAGGTCAGATTTACACCTCTACGTTGAGAAGATGAAGTCCTCGGTTTCATCTCCTGATGCCTCTATGCTTAAGCAATGGAACTTTGATCAAGAAACATCTAGAGATTTGCTTGCCAGAATGATAGTAATGCATGAGTTGCCTTTCTCAATAGTTGAGTATAGTGGTTTTAGAGACTTCGTGAAAAGTTTGAATCCCTTGTTCAAAAATGTTTCTAGAAATACTATTAAAGATGAGTGCATGAAACACTATAATTTGGAGAGGTCGGCGTTCTCTGGACATTTGAAGAAATACAGTGGTAGAGCTTCTTTAACAGCGGACATGTGGACATCTAATCAGACTTTGTCCTATCTATACATCACTTGCCATTTGATCAACAGCAAGTGGATTTTGCAAAAGAGGATCTTCAGATTTTTTATGGTGGAGACTCCACATAACGGAGTAACAATGTTTAATGTCTTATTAAAGAGTTTGCAGGAGTGTAATATTGAGGACAAACTCTTTAGTATGACATTGGATAATGCATCAGTTAATGGTACAATGGTCAATAATCTTAGAAAAAATCTGAACAGCAAGCATATGTTGCCTATTAAAGGTCAATTACTTCATATCCGTTGTGCATGCCATGTGATAAATTTGATTGTCCAAGATGGGTTGACAACGATGAAAGGTGTGATAGATGATATCAGAGAGAGTGTGAAGTACATTAAGAGTTCTCCCTCTCGGTTGGACAAGTTCAAAGAAGTAGTTGCGCAAGTTGGTATCTCTTGCAAACTCCCCTCGGCTGATGTGCTAACACATTGGAACTCCACCTATATTATGTTGGAGTCAGCGCTCCCCTTTCGAAGAGCCTTTCGTGCTTTGGTGCAAAAGGACCCGGATTATGTGTTTTGCCCATCCTTAGGAGAGTGGAAAAATGCTGATACAGTTTGTGCTATGTTAAAAGTTTTTCACACAGCCACAAATGTACTTTTTGGTTCAAGTTATTCTACCTCAAATTTGTACTTTCATCAAATCTGGAATGTGAGGTTATTGCTGCAGAAGGAAGCTTCAACAAAGGATGAAGTCGTTCAAGCAATGGTTGGAGAGATGCAAATTTTTTTTGATAATTATTGA
- the LOC123128503 gene encoding zinc finger BED domain-containing protein RICESLEEPER 2-like isoform X1: MCISYTECASATPREAMEQEQHVWNAIDEERKLERQKGKRRHKERKKSLEEKRNEKREEKRKKQEKKRKNQEEEEELQGKRKHARSMNCFEFDQGATTEGLQRRDSPPMTHSQRATRSPLVRSPVASTWRSSLGLLARVAASKRGRSPSTRIASSPLEERANSSARSPSILGSPSPVTTPFGGSKINHPHVRKTRRLTSAVWRDFKPIYRHKILVKAQCKHCHEVFQAGRDVGTSGVRRHLAACEKRSDLHLYVEKMKSSVSSPDASMLKQWNFDQETSRDLLARMIVMHELPFSIVEYSGFRDFVKSLNPLFKNVSRNTIKDECMKHYNLERSAFSGHLKKYSGRASLTADMWTSNQTLSYLYITCHLINSKWILQKRIFRFFMVETPHNGVTMFNVLLKSLQECNIEDKLFSMTLDNASVNGTMVNNLRKNLNSKHMLPIKGQLLHIRCACHVINLIVQDGLTTMKGVIDDIRESVKYIKSSPSRLDKFKEVVAQVGISCKLPSADVLTHWNSTYIMLESALPFRRAFRALVQKDPDYVFCPSLGEWKNADTVCAMLKVFHTATNVLFGSSYSTSNLYFHQIWNVRLLLQKEASTKDEVVQAMVGEMQIFFDNY, translated from the exons ATGTGCATCAGCTATACTGAATGTGCATCAGCTACCCCAAGGGAAGCCATGGAGCAGGAACAACATGTGTGGAATGCTATCGATGAGGAACGGAA ATTAGAAAGGCAGAAGGGAAAACGAAGGCATAAGGAGAGAAAGAAAAGCCTGgaagagaagaggaacgagaagagagaagagaagaggaagaagcaagagaagaagaggaaaaaccaggaggaggaggaggagttgcagGGGAAGAGGAAACATGCTCGTTCAATGAACTGTTTTGAATTTGATCAAGGAGCTACAACAGAGGGGCTACAG AGACGAGATTCTCCACCTATGACACATAGTCAAAGAGCGACAAGATCACCATTGGTAAGGTCACCGGTGGCGAGCACGTGGAGATCTTCCCTTGGTCTTCTAGCAAGAGTTGCAGCCTCAAAAAGGGGCAGGTCTCCCTCAACGAGGATTGCAAGTTCCCCATTGGAGGAGAGGGCAAATTCGTCCGCGAGATCACCATCTATCTTAGGATCCCCTTCTCCAGTGACTACTCCATTTGGAGGCTCAAAAATTAATCATCCACATG TCCGCAAGACAAGAAGGCTAACTTCTGCTGTTTGGAGGGATTTCAAACCAATTTATCGTCATAAGATACTTGTCAAAGCTCAGTGCAAGCACTGTCATGAAGTGTTTCAAGCTGGACGAGATGTTGGCACAAGTGGTGTAAGAAGACACTTGGCTGCTTGTGAAAAAAGGTCAGATTTACACCTCTACGTTGAGAAGATGAAGTCCTCGGTTTCATCTCCTGATGCCTCTATGCTTAAGCAATGGAACTTTGATCAAGAAACATCTAGAGATTTGCTTGCCAGAATGATAGTAATGCATGAGTTGCCTTTCTCAATAGTTGAGTATAGTGGTTTTAGAGACTTCGTGAAAAGTTTGAATCCCTTGTTCAAAAATGTTTCTAGAAATACTATTAAAGATGAGTGCATGAAACACTATAATTTGGAGAGGTCGGCGTTCTCTGGACATTTGAAGAAATACAGTGGTAGAGCTTCTTTAACAGCGGACATGTGGACATCTAATCAGACTTTGTCCTATCTATACATCACTTGCCATTTGATCAACAGCAAGTGGATTTTGCAAAAGAGGATCTTCAGATTTTTTATGGTGGAGACTCCACATAACGGAGTAACAATGTTTAATGTCTTATTAAAGAGTTTGCAGGAGTGTAATATTGAGGACAAACTCTTTAGTATGACATTGGATAATGCATCAGTTAATGGTACAATGGTCAATAATCTTAGAAAAAATCTGAACAGCAAGCATATGTTGCCTATTAAAGGTCAATTACTTCATATCCGTTGTGCATGCCATGTGATAAATTTGATTGTCCAAGATGGGTTGACAACGATGAAAGGTGTGATAGATGATATCAGAGAGAGTGTGAAGTACATTAAGAGTTCTCCCTCTCGGTTGGACAAGTTCAAAGAAGTAGTTGCGCAAGTTGGTATCTCTTGCAAACTCCCCTCGGCTGATGTGCTAACACATTGGAACTCCACCTATATTATGTTGGAGTCAGCGCTCCCCTTTCGAAGAGCCTTTCGTGCTTTGGTGCAAAAGGACCCGGATTATGTGTTTTGCCCATCCTTAGGAGAGTGGAAAAATGCTGATACAGTTTGTGCTATGTTAAAAGTTTTTCACACAGCCACAAATGTACTTTTTGGTTCAAGTTATTCTACCTCAAATTTGTACTTTCATCAAATCTGGAATGTGAGGTTATTGCTGCAGAAGGAAGCTTCAACAAAGGATGAAGTCGTTCAAGCAATGGTTGGAGAGATGCAAATTTTTTTTGATAATTATTGA